A window from Rhinoraja longicauda isolate Sanriku21f chromosome 26, sRhiLon1.1, whole genome shotgun sequence encodes these proteins:
- the LOC144606345 gene encoding schlafen family member 11-like, producing the protein MLLAKDPEMEELCMNFKKELSVTASPPRCKPVFSLGGDDSLDKIVQNLYKEGRNSFSGIKTYPETFWKELFHGHPGLESLLPGMKPGGRKGILIFSRSWAVDIDLPGHQGVICDALLLATGGAPLLYTIVREENEAITKYSRNTAMTIKQKLVNVGGYAGKLCIIPKILHYVDPEMAEDGNASSQQQTENVLPVRYPPSYEDLTKDDITKLLKAVTIVQLHFTSFLSDRIGNEFLNLLSFEQFQILRSKHDIEKCKKLFIHGLPGTGKTVMAEQLVRRTINTFRCTRDEVLYICENSPLQIIMSQRLECTCVTRTAFMKQEFPSVKHIIVDEAQNFRNEDGPWYEKAEGLRTKEETHPNGPGVFWIFMDHFQTSHIFETGLPRIDSQDPKEELTIVVRNAKKIHNVVLEHVNKSLQFGQEGFRYLEELAQSAICNHSFAGVATINRKKTHKVIVSNLAEQIQSYFKEGYIPKDIAILCSTSPECERYRDPLLALLNTHLVRAEEILENAIVLDSLRRFSGLERTIVFGINPVPHPKQKKLTPNIMVCVASRARTKLHIFYEDPSPLGSMHNN; encoded by the exons AGGGCCGTAATTCCTTTAGTGGAATCAAAACATATCCAGAAACATTCTGGAAGGAACTATTTCATGGTCATCCAGGTTTGGAAAGCCTGCTCCCTGGAATGAAACCTGGAGGAAGGAAGGGGATTCTGATATTCTCCAGAAGCTGGGCTGTTGATATAGACTTACCAGGGCACCAAGGTGTAATATGCGATGCCCTGCTCCTGGCCACGGGCGGAGCTCCACTACTCTATACTATTGTCAGAGAAGAAAACGAGGCAATAACTAAATATTCAAGAAACACAGCCATGACCATCAAACAAAAGCTGGTGAATGTGGGTGGCTATGCAGGAAAACTCTGTATCATTCCTAAAATCCTTCACTATGTAGACCCTGAAATGGCTGAAGATGGTAATGCAAGCAGTCAGCAGCAGACTGAGAATGTGTTACCAGTTCGGTACCCACCCAGTTATGAAGACTTAACAAAAGATGACATCACAAAATTGCTGAAAGCAGTCACCATTGTGCAACTACATTTCACGTCTTTCCTAAGTGATAGGATTGGCAATGAATTTCTCAATTTACTATCATTCGAGCAATTTCAGATCCTTCGTTCAAAACACGACATTGAGAAATGTAAAAAACTGTTCATACATGGCCTTCCTGGAACTGGCAAAACAGTTATGGCCGAACAACTCGTCAGAAGAACTATCAACACCTTCCGCTGTACAAGAGATGAAGTTCTTTACATTTGTGAAAATAGTCCGTTGCAGATAATTATGAG CCAAAGATTGGAATGTACGTGTGTTACAAGGACAGCGTTTATGAAGCAGGAGTTTCCAAGTGTGAAACATATCATTGTTGATGAGGCTCAAAACTTCCGCAATGAAGATGGTCCCTGGTATGAAAAGGCTGAGGGTCTCAGAACAAAAGAAGAAACGCATCCTAATGGACCAGGAGTCTTCTGGATTTTCATGGATCATTTCCAAACTTCCCACATTTTTGAGACTGGGTTACCCAGAATTGATTCACAGGATCCAAAAGAGGAGTTGACAATAGTGGTTCGGAATGCAAAGAAAATACACAATGTTGTCCTTGAACATGTCAATAAGAGTTTACAATTTGGGCAAGAAGGATTTAGATATCTGGAAGAGCTAGCTCAAAGTGCCATTTGCAATCACTCATTTGCAGGGGTGGCTACGATTAATCGTAAAAAGACACACAAGGTGATTGTTAGCAACTTAGCGGAGCAAATACAATCGTACTTTAAGGAAGGCTATATACCTAAAGATATAGCCATCCTGTGCAGTACTAGCCCAGAATGTGAGAGGTACCGTGATCCACTACTGGCATTGCTTAATACACATTTAGTAAGAGCAGAGGAAATACTGGAAAATGCTATTGTCCTAGATAGTTTGCGCCGATTTTCAGGCCTAGAAAGGACAATTGTATTTGGCATCAACCCTGTACCTcatccaaaacaaaaaaaactaactCCTAATATTATGGTCTGTGTGGCTTCGCGAGCAAGGACAAAACTTCATATATTTTATGAAGATCCCTCTCCTCTTGGCTCTATGCATAATAATTGA